The Flavobacterium sp. 20NA77.7 genome includes the window AATTGATGAAAAAACTATTGAAATTTTGAGAAGAAGCGAGGCTTGGGCAAGAGATCAATATGTGTATGCTCAAATTGAATTTAATGTACCTTTGAAAGTCAATCTGGTTAAAGAAGTAAACAAGGAAAACACTAAGTTAGAAGGAATATATAAAGGAACTGAATTGGCATTAAGTTTCTCAAAACAAGTCAAAAAAGGTGAAAAAATTCTAGTAAAAGTATCACTTTCGCCTACGAGTTATGAAGGAGCGAAATTAAACAGTTCCGAAATCAACCATTGGGATTTTGAAAAAGTTAAGAAAGAAGCAGAAACCCTTTGGAACAAGGAATTATCAAAAATTGAAGTAACTTCAAATGATAAAGACAAGTTAGCCATTTTCTATACGGCTTTATATCACACGATGATGCAACCGAATATTGCACAAGATTTGGACGGAAAATATCGTGGTAGAGACAACCAAATTCATACAGCTGAAGGATTTGATTATTACACGGTTTTTTCACTTTGGGATACCTTTAGAGGAGCACATCCGTTATATACATTGATTGATAAAAAAAGAACTGCCGATTACATCAATACGTTCATTAAACAATATGAACAAGGCGGCAGATTGCCTGTTTGGGAATTGGCTTCTAATGAAACCGATTGTATGATTGGCTATCATTCCGTTTCTGTAATTGCAGATGCGATGGTAAAAGGTATTACTGGTTTTGATTACGAAAAAGCCTTTGAAGCCAGTAAAGCCTCCGCGATGCGCGATGTTTTAGGACTTGACGCGTACAAAAAAAATGGCTTCATTTCAATGGACGACGAACACGAAAGCGTTTCTAAAACGTTGGAATATGCGTATGATGATTGGTGTATTGCCCAAATGGCAAAACTTTTAAACAAGAAAGAAGATTATCACTATTTCATGAAACGTTCACAAAACTGGAAGAATATTTTCGATTGGGAAACGGGTTTTATGCGTCCAAGGAAAAATGGCGGTTGGGACAAACCGTTTGACCCAAGAGAAGTCAACAATAATTTTACCGAAGGTAATTCGTGGCAATATTCGTTTTTCGTACCACAAGATATTTACGGCATGATTCAAGCCTATGGAGGAAAGGAAAAATTTGAAGCCAAATTAGACGAAATGTTCAACAGCGAAAGCAAAACAACAGGAAGAGAACAAGTTGATGTTACGGGTTTAATTGGGCAATACGCACACGGAAACGAACCAAGTCACCATATGGCGTATTTGTACAATTATGTAGGCAAACCAGAAAAAACGACCGCAAAAGTCAAGTATATTTTAAATAATTTTTACACCAATACACCCGATGGTTTAATTGGAAACGAAGATTGCGGGCAAATGAGTGCCTGGTATGTGTTGAGTTCGATGGGGATTTATCAAGTAACTCCGGGGCAAGAATTTTTTAATACTACTCAAGCTAGCTTTAAAAGCATCAAAATAAATTTAGGAAATAAAATAGTTTATTTACCTCAAATTCAAGAAAATGATGCCTATTTTATTAATTACGAATTAAATGATTGGGTAAAAGCACTTGCACACTCATCTTGGGGTAATGAAAATGGAATTGTACCAATAATAGACGCTGAGAATAAATCATTTATTTCTAATCATAAATTAATATTAAAATCATATAAATCAAGTGGAAAGATATTTTATTCTTTTGATAAAAAACAGAAATTTATTGAGTATAAATCACCTCTACTAATTACTCAATCTACAAAAATATATGCTTTTACAAAAACATATACTTATTCGGAATTTTTTACTGAAAGTACAGCTATATACAGCGACACCATTTCCGCAACCTTCTTCAAAAAGCCAAATAACTACACTATTGACATCAAATCGAAATACAATCCGCAATATCACGCTGGTGGTCCAGAAGGCTTGTTAGATGGCATTTTAGGTACTGAAAATTGGCGTAAAGGCGATTGGCAAGGCTACCAAAGTCAGGATTTTGAAGCGATTGTAGATTTACAAGAGATGAAAAACATTTCGGAGGTTTCGGCACGCTTTTTACAAGACCAACGTTCGTGGATTTTAATGCCAACAAAAGTGGAGTATTACACTTCGGAAGACAATGTACATTATACTTTATTTGGTTCGGTAGAGAATACACTCGATCCTAAAATTAGTACAAATATAATTTTAGATTTTATGAGCAAGCAAGCTTCAACAAAAACGCGATATGTGAAAGTAATCGCCAAAAATTTCGGAAAATTACCAGAATGGCATCAAGGTTTTGGCGGTGATGCGTTTATTTTTATAGATGAAATAACAATTAAGTAATAAAAAACCCTAACAAATGTTAGGGTTTTTTATTTTTATTTTAGGATTGCCGCTTTGTCTTTCATACCTAAAATTTCGTAACATGTTTTAAGTATGGCTTTACAATCTGCATTGGATGCATCGAGTTGATAGGACTTTTCAAAGTAAGGCATAGCATTTTTAAACATTTCCTTTCTTTTTGCCGTTAACTCATTATATTTTTTATCATTTTTTAAATTGGCATTAATTTCTTCCACCAACTTAGCATCATCAGAAAGCATTAAATAACCTACATTAAATTGCAATGTTGCATTGTTTGGATCTTTAGCAAGTACTGCGCTGATTTTAGCTTTATAGGTAGTTAAATCGTTTAAATAATAATAACAGTTTGCTTCATTAATCTGAGATTCAACATCGTCAGAATTTAATTGATTAACCAAAGCATAATCTTTTTTTGCTTGTTCATAATCCTTCTTTTGAAACGAGATATAAGCAATAATTTTAGCTACATCTAATTCAGTCGATTGGAATTTTTGCAATCC containing:
- a CDS encoding GH92 family glycosyl hydrolase, with the translated sequence MRKVYFTLFILCLQFSVAQNTNFAHYVNPFIGTGGHGHTFPGATVPYGMVQLSPDTRIDGSWDGCSGYHYSDNVIYGFSHTHLNGTGVSDYGDILLMPTMGVPSFDTKVYASTFSHATEKASAGFYSVKLDKHNIDVRLTTSTRVGFHEYTFNKDGQANIILDLNHRDKLLEGRIRVIDEKTIEILRRSEAWARDQYVYAQIEFNVPLKVNLVKEVNKENTKLEGIYKGTELALSFSKQVKKGEKILVKVSLSPTSYEGAKLNSSEINHWDFEKVKKEAETLWNKELSKIEVTSNDKDKLAIFYTALYHTMMQPNIAQDLDGKYRGRDNQIHTAEGFDYYTVFSLWDTFRGAHPLYTLIDKKRTADYINTFIKQYEQGGRLPVWELASNETDCMIGYHSVSVIADAMVKGITGFDYEKAFEASKASAMRDVLGLDAYKKNGFISMDDEHESVSKTLEYAYDDWCIAQMAKLLNKKEDYHYFMKRSQNWKNIFDWETGFMRPRKNGGWDKPFDPREVNNNFTEGNSWQYSFFVPQDIYGMIQAYGGKEKFEAKLDEMFNSESKTTGREQVDVTGLIGQYAHGNEPSHHMAYLYNYVGKPEKTTAKVKYILNNFYTNTPDGLIGNEDCGQMSAWYVLSSMGIYQVTPGQEFFNTTQASFKSIKINLGNKIVYLPQIQENDAYFINYELNDWVKALAHSSWGNENGIVPIIDAENKSFISNHKLILKSYKSSGKIFYSFDKKQKFIEYKSPLLITQSTKIYAFTKTYTYSEFFTESTAIYSDTISATFFKKPNNYTIDIKSKYNPQYHAGGPEGLLDGILGTENWRKGDWQGYQSQDFEAIVDLQEMKNISEVSARFLQDQRSWILMPTKVEYYTSEDNVHYTLFGSVENTLDPKISTNIILDFMSKQASTKTRYVKVIAKNFGKLPEWHQGFGGDAFIFIDEITIK